A window from Enterocloster bolteae encodes these proteins:
- a CDS encoding virulence RhuM family protein, whose translation MADKDFQIRNSTIDFLVFTKQNSTDSIQVRVHDENVWLTQKSMAQLFECSIDNISLHLKNIFRDGELVPEAVIEESSATASDGKQYKTKFYNLDAVISVGYRINSLRATQFRQWATKVLRTYTVQGYVLDKKRLENGQIFDEEYFEHLLDEIREIRASERKFYQKITDIYATAVDYSKDAVTTKEFFKTVQNKLHYAIHGHTAAEVIVERADHKKEHMGLTTWKNAPGGKIVKADVSIAKNYLSQSELQDLNQFVSMYLDYAERQAKRHIPMTMEDWATKLEVFLKMNDEDILLDKGKVTHEIAKAFAESEFEKYRVIQDQLYESDFDKLVMKVDL comes from the coding sequence ATGGCAGACAAGGATTTTCAAATTAGGAATAGTACAATAGATTTCCTTGTATTTACAAAACAGAATTCAACAGATTCAATTCAAGTTAGAGTACATGATGAGAATGTTTGGTTGACGCAAAAATCTATGGCACAGTTATTTGAATGTAGTATTGATAATATTTCACTGCATTTAAAAAATATATTTAGGGACGGGGAACTAGTACCAGAGGCAGTTATCGAGGAATCCTCGGCAACTGCCTCTGATGGAAAACAATACAAAACAAAATTTTATAATCTTGACGCTGTAATTTCAGTTGGCTATAGAATTAATTCATTAAGAGCAACCCAATTTCGCCAATGGGCAACGAAGGTATTAAGAACATACACGGTGCAGGGATATGTACTTGATAAAAAAAGATTGGAAAATGGGCAAATATTTGACGAGGAATATTTTGAACATTTACTGGATGAGATCAGGGAAATCCGAGCAAGTGAGCGGAAATTTTATCAAAAGATAACTGACATTTACGCTACAGCAGTTGATTATTCAAAAGATGCAGTAACAACAAAGGAGTTCTTTAAGACCGTACAGAATAAACTTCATTATGCGATTCATGGTCATACCGCTGCGGAGGTTATAGTCGAGAGGGCAGACCATAAAAAAGAACATATGGGGCTGACCACATGGAAAAATGCACCAGGTGGAAAGATTGTTAAAGCAGATGTAAGCATAGCGAAGAACTATTTATCTCAGAGTGAGTTACAGGATTTGAATCAGTTTGTGTCAATGTATCTGGATTATGCGGAAAGACAGGCAAAAAGGCATATTCCCATGACGATGGAGGATTGGGCAACTAAGCTGGAAGTTTTTCTGAAAATGAATGATGAGGATATTTTGCTGGATAAGGGAAAAGTTACGCATGAAATTGCAAAAGCATTTGCAGAAAGTGAATTTGAAAAATACAGGGTGATACAAGATCAATTATATGAGTCGGATTTTGATAAGTTGGTAATGAAAGTTGATTTGTAG